Proteins from a genomic interval of Oscillatoria salina IIICB1:
- a CDS encoding mechanosensitive ion channel domain-containing protein, translating into MQLLKSLIEIFTLPLFEVGDASFSLVSLAKIFLALLIVLVVVRTSRKLLKEKLLSKLIPEEGNRDAIAAIVSYGIGVLGFIVVLESTGFNLASLAVLAGGLGVGIGFGLQDVTRNFVSGVTLLLDRKLKVGDFVEFDGLTGYVKEISIRSTVIRTIDGGDVVVPNSNLVETKILNWSYDSYIGCIGLQVSVEPDNNPLEVTETLLNSAYMEPAVLTEPAPQVIFKGFGEDSLDFALRVWVNRIDEKLTIRSSLYYIIEYNLREAGIEVSTDKDFWIKNPAALKSLLTEGEKSSHDGMTLVKEKVETTSQPLSLRNLLRHVKYFENFTDLQLRRLIEVGYRKRLNESEILFREDDPGDAFYIVLSGAVEVYVEKINKHLTILKKGAFFGELSLVLGIPRTASVRAVEQTTLFAINNKGFEKILQDNPNFSEDIVQSLGRHKEELTERQKQLQSLGLVEKTETESSNLDWVRQRLKNLFSF; encoded by the coding sequence ATGCAATTACTAAAAAGTTTAATTGAAATATTTACGCTTCCTTTGTTCGAGGTTGGGGATGCCTCTTTTTCTTTAGTTTCGCTGGCGAAAATATTTTTAGCTTTATTAATCGTCCTGGTTGTAGTTCGTACTAGCAGAAAACTCCTCAAAGAAAAGTTATTAAGCAAACTGATCCCCGAAGAAGGAAACCGAGACGCGATCGCGGCGATCGTTAGCTACGGAATTGGCGTTTTAGGATTTATTGTCGTTCTCGAAAGTACGGGTTTTAATCTCGCTTCTTTAGCTGTTTTAGCTGGAGGTTTGGGAGTTGGTATTGGTTTTGGACTTCAGGATGTTACCAGAAACTTTGTTAGTGGCGTTACTTTACTGCTAGATCGTAAATTAAAAGTAGGAGATTTCGTTGAATTTGACGGACTGACTGGATACGTCAAAGAAATTTCCATTCGTTCCACAGTAATCCGGACAATTGATGGCGGTGATGTAGTAGTTCCTAATAGTAATTTGGTGGAAACTAAAATTCTCAATTGGAGTTATGACAGCTACATTGGTTGTATTGGGCTGCAAGTATCTGTGGAACCAGATAATAATCCTTTGGAAGTTACCGAAACTTTACTTAATTCTGCTTATATGGAACCTGCGGTTTTAACCGAGCCAGCACCCCAAGTGATTTTTAAAGGTTTTGGTGAAGATTCTTTAGATTTTGCCCTGCGAGTTTGGGTTAATCGAATTGATGAAAAACTAACAATTAGAAGTTCGTTATATTACATTATTGAGTATAACCTGCGCGAAGCTGGAATTGAAGTTTCTACTGATAAAGATTTTTGGATTAAAAATCCAGCCGCCTTGAAATCTTTATTAACCGAAGGAGAAAAATCTAGTCATGATGGTATGACTTTGGTTAAAGAAAAAGTAGAAACAACTTCTCAACCTTTATCTTTACGAAATTTACTGCGACATGTAAAATACTTTGAAAATTTTACCGATTTACAATTGCGACGCTTAATCGAAGTTGGTTATCGCAAACGCCTTAATGAATCAGAAATTTTGTTTCGTGAAGACGATCCCGGCGATGCTTTTTATATTGTCCTTTCTGGAGCAGTAGAAGTATATGTAGAAAAAATCAATAAACACTTGACAATTCTCAAAAAAGGTGCTTTTTTTGGCGAACTATCTTTAGTTTTAGGAATCCCTCGTACCGCTAGTGTAAGAGCAGTTGAACAAACAACTTTGTTTGCAATTAATAATAAAGGCTTTGAAAAAATCTTACAAGATAATCCCAACTTTTCTGAAGACATAGTTCAATCATTAGGTAGACATAAAGAAGAACTTACGGAGCGACAGAAACAACTACAATCTTTAGGTTTAGTAGAAAAAACCGAAACCGAATCAAGCAATTTAGACTGGGTGCGTCAACGACTGAAAAATCTGTTTAGTTTTTAG
- a CDS encoding CHASE2 domain-containing protein produces MNSKKILWQGRGIWITTPCVALLVILVRGTGLLQSWEWAVFDRYMRLRQSPELSDDRVAIVGIDEKDVEEIGQAIVPDAIYAQLLEKLKERKPRAIGLDIYRDLPVEPGHEDLVEVFASTPNLIGVQKVVGATGVGTVAAPPMLKEKGQVASNDLIVDADNRVRRSLIYLDRDGERFYSLGFYLALLYLDAEGIAVETLDEEKFRLGETIFTPLAANHGSYVRAETDGYQLLLNYQGPRNHFEVVPLRKILNDEVDPDWGRDRVILIGSVGESFKDLFYTPYSGGLLVSPEPMPGVEIHANLTNHLISLAKGEQDLIKSWHEPGEWLWIFFWAGVGATLAWIRRDLERISSFSWQKLLYFLLAGGVLFGTTFTAFLSGWWLPVVPAFLAFGGAIVAVIAYIARSASEIRKTFGRYLSDEVVTNLLDHPEGLKLGGERRKITILTSDLRGFTATSERLAPEEVVKILNFYLEYMADVITKYGGTIDEFMGDGILVLFGAPTPRIDDAERAIATAVAMQLAMEPVNQQMQAWNLPPLQMGIGINTGEVVVGNIGSEKRTKYGVVGSHVNLTYRIESYTTGGQILISESTLNEVDSSQLSIDDQMQVQPKGVQEPITIYDIGGIAGKYNFSLVKEKDVFKPLSQAIPLEYTILEGKHIGENIFSGKIIQISANAAEVRSQAGGSETLPSPLTNIKLNLLNEGEKSEDIYAKVLSISLDKGSFLIRFTSKPPQIEAQLTALYKSP; encoded by the coding sequence ATGAACAGCAAAAAAATTCTTTGGCAAGGACGCGGTATTTGGATTACTACTCCGTGTGTGGCATTGTTAGTAATTTTAGTGCGTGGGACAGGTTTATTACAAAGTTGGGAATGGGCAGTTTTCGATCGCTATATGCGGCTGCGTCAATCGCCGGAATTGTCAGACGATCGCGTGGCGATCGTCGGAATTGATGAAAAAGATGTGGAAGAAATTGGACAGGCGATCGTTCCTGATGCTATTTACGCTCAATTGTTAGAAAAACTCAAGGAAAGAAAACCGAGAGCGATCGGGCTTGACATTTATCGCGATTTGCCTGTAGAACCAGGTCATGAAGATTTGGTTGAAGTCTTTGCTTCTACACCCAATCTAATTGGGGTGCAAAAAGTAGTGGGTGCGACGGGAGTTGGTACAGTTGCCGCCCCTCCAATGTTAAAAGAAAAAGGACAAGTAGCTTCTAACGATTTGATTGTTGATGCTGACAACCGGGTACGTCGCAGCCTAATTTATTTAGATCGAGACGGGGAAAGATTTTACAGTCTCGGTTTTTATCTGGCTTTGCTTTACTTGGATGCAGAAGGGATTGCTGTAGAAACTTTAGACGAAGAGAAATTTCGCCTCGGTGAAACCATTTTTACACCTTTGGCAGCCAACCACGGCAGTTATGTCCGTGCAGAAACTGACGGCTATCAATTGTTATTAAATTATCAGGGTCCGAGAAACCATTTTGAAGTTGTACCACTCAGGAAAATTCTCAACGACGAAGTAGATCCAGACTGGGGACGCGATCGCGTAATTTTAATTGGTTCTGTAGGCGAAAGTTTTAAGGATTTATTTTATACTCCCTACAGTGGCGGTTTATTGGTTTCTCCCGAACCAATGCCTGGGGTAGAAATTCACGCTAATCTGACTAACCATTTAATTAGTTTGGCAAAAGGCGAACAGGATTTAATTAAAAGTTGGCATGAACCGGGAGAATGGCTGTGGATTTTCTTTTGGGCTGGAGTGGGTGCTACCTTAGCTTGGATTCGCCGAGATTTAGAGCGAATTAGTTCTTTTTCTTGGCAAAAACTACTTTATTTTCTCTTGGCAGGAGGTGTCTTATTTGGTACAACCTTTACTGCTTTTTTATCCGGTTGGTGGCTACCTGTCGTTCCAGCTTTTTTAGCTTTTGGTGGCGCAATAGTTGCCGTTATTGCTTATATTGCTCGTAGTGCCAGCGAAATTCGCAAAACTTTTGGACGCTATTTAAGTGATGAAGTAGTAACTAATTTATTAGACCATCCTGAAGGTTTAAAACTCGGTGGAGAAAGGCGGAAAATTACAATTTTGACTTCTGATTTACGCGGTTTTACCGCCACTTCTGAAAGATTAGCCCCCGAAGAAGTCGTCAAAATCCTCAATTTTTACTTGGAATACATGGCAGATGTAATTACTAAGTATGGCGGTACGATTGACGAATTTATGGGTGACGGAATTTTAGTGCTTTTCGGTGCGCCTACACCTAGAATAGACGATGCCGAAAGAGCGATCGCTACGGCGGTAGCAATGCAATTAGCAATGGAACCTGTTAACCAACAAATGCAAGCTTGGAATTTACCGCCTTTACAAATGGGTATTGGGATTAATACTGGTGAAGTAGTTGTCGGTAATATTGGTTCTGAAAAACGCACCAAATACGGTGTAGTTGGCAGTCACGTCAATCTTACTTATCGTATTGAATCTTACACTACAGGCGGTCAAATTCTCATTTCTGAATCTACTCTTAACGAAGTAGACTCCTCTCAATTGAGCATTGACGACCAAATGCAAGTACAGCCAAAAGGCGTCCAAGAACCGATTACAATTTATGATATCGGCGGCATTGCTGGTAAATATAATTTCTCTTTAGTCAAAGAAAAAGATGTCTTTAAACCGCTTTCCCAAGCAATCCCTTTAGAATACACCATTTTGGAGGGTAAACATATTGGCGAAAATATCTTTTCTGGTAAGATAATTCAAATTTCCGCTAACGCTGCCGAAGTGCGATCGCAAGCAGGTGGAAGTGAAACTCTTCCTTCTCCCCTAACTAATATCAAGCTAAACTTGCTTAACGAAGGTGAAAAAAGTGAAGATATTTATGCTAAAGTTCTCTCAATTAGTTTAGATAAAGGAAGTTTTTTAATTCGATTTACATCTAAACCTCCCCAGATAGAAGCACAACTCACTGCACTTTATAAATCTCCTTGA
- a CDS encoding MBL fold metallo-hydrolase yields the protein MKLIFLGSGSAFTVGADNFQSNMIIETQTGKKLLLDCGSDIRFSLHALSLSYLDITDIYISHLHSDHVGGLEYIGFSSKFDPRCEKPIIYCSKDIASLLWNNTLSGGMMSIEGDLANLDTYFQLYKIELNGYFTWEGIEFKLVKVNHVHNSYYLMPSYGLFFEITGQKVFITTDTKLSLETNGEYYQQADLIFHDCETSIFHTPVHPSYDDLITLPSEIKQKMWLYGYQPGKLPNAEKDGFLGFVKRGQIFDFSEALISVKS from the coding sequence ATGAAATTAATCTTTTTAGGTTCGGGTTCTGCTTTTACCGTCGGAGCAGATAACTTCCAATCAAATATGATAATCGAAACCCAAACTGGCAAAAAACTTTTACTTGATTGCGGTTCGGATATCCGCTTTTCTCTCCACGCTTTGAGTTTATCTTATCTGGATATTACTGATATTTATATTAGTCATCTTCACTCAGATCATGTAGGTGGGTTAGAATATATTGGCTTTAGTAGCAAATTCGATCCCCGATGCGAGAAACCAATTATTTATTGCAGTAAAGATATTGCTAGTTTATTGTGGAATAATACCTTATCGGGCGGGATGATGTCTATTGAAGGAGATCTTGCTAATTTAGATACTTATTTTCAGCTTTATAAAATTGAATTGAATGGATATTTTACTTGGGAAGGGATCGAGTTCAAGTTAGTTAAAGTCAATCACGTGCATAATAGTTATTATTTGATGCCTAGCTATGGTTTATTTTTTGAAATAACAGGACAAAAAGTATTTATTACTACAGACACTAAACTTTCTTTAGAAACTAACGGAGAATATTACCAACAAGCAGATTTGATTTTTCATGATTGCGAAACTTCAATTTTTCACACTCCAGTTCATCCAAGCTACGACGATTTAATAACTTTACCCTCGGAAATTAAACAGAAAATGTGGTTATATGGTTATCAACCTGGAAAGCTACCCAATGCAGAGAAAGATGGTTTTTTGGGTTTTGTGAAACGCGGTCAAATTTTTGATTTTTCGGAAGCATTAATCTCCGTAAAAAGTTAA
- a CDS encoding cyclic nucleotide-binding domain-containing protein: MFDTEFIEVVDNWLNLSLFTIGDTEVSFSSIVKVIAFLLLVFFLSRLLKAFLKNRLLKRLVVDKANREAIATIISYSFGTLGCIIVLQANGFDLASLAVIAGGLGVGIGFGLQSVTKNFVSGITILLERSLRVDDFIEFCGLSGYIKEISLRSTRIRTRDGTDVIVPNSELVENQVVNLSYDSLTARIKIPVSVAYGSDPVLVTEMLLKSAYMEPAVVFYPTPQVIFKGFGDSALNFELWTWINPIDKEPQIKSSLNFIIEYNLRSAAISIPFPQRDLWIKNLTDLSILTEENNHDRVNGATQLKTPVTTDLQPISVRSLLPQVTYFQNFTELELRQLIEVGCRKRLRESEILFHEGDPGDAFYIVLSGAVEVYTEKINKHLASLGAGQFFGELALMLGVPRTASVRAKEETILFGISQQGFEKLLHEHPELAEVIVEELGKHQEELAQRQEELRRLGLVDAAEDDKNLILWVRKRLKNLFSL, translated from the coding sequence ATGTTCGACACAGAGTTTATTGAAGTTGTTGATAATTGGTTAAATCTGAGTTTATTTACGATTGGCGACACGGAAGTATCCTTTAGTTCGATCGTTAAAGTAATTGCTTTTTTACTCTTAGTTTTTTTTCTCAGTCGGCTGCTGAAAGCTTTCCTGAAAAACAGACTACTAAAAAGACTGGTAGTTGACAAAGCTAACCGCGAGGCGATCGCGACAATTATTAGTTACAGTTTTGGTACTTTAGGCTGTATTATTGTCTTACAAGCAAATGGCTTCGATCTGGCTTCTTTAGCAGTAATAGCTGGTGGTTTAGGTGTTGGGATCGGTTTCGGCTTACAAAGTGTTACGAAAAACTTTGTCAGTGGTATTACAATTTTACTAGAAAGAAGCCTAAGAGTTGACGATTTTATCGAATTTTGTGGGCTTTCAGGGTATATTAAAGAAATTTCTTTACGCTCCACTAGAATTCGCACGAGAGATGGTACAGATGTGATTGTTCCTAATAGTGAGTTAGTGGAAAATCAGGTAGTAAATTTGAGTTATGATAGCCTGACTGCGCGGATTAAAATTCCGGTGTCAGTTGCTTATGGTAGCGATCCGGTTTTAGTTACGGAAATGCTGTTAAAATCAGCTTATATGGAACCAGCAGTTGTCTTTTATCCTACTCCCCAAGTAATTTTTAAAGGATTTGGAGATAGTGCGTTAAACTTTGAATTATGGACGTGGATAAATCCGATTGATAAAGAGCCGCAGATTAAAAGTTCTTTAAATTTTATTATTGAGTATAATTTACGTTCGGCGGCGATAAGTATTCCTTTTCCCCAAAGAGATTTGTGGATCAAAAATTTAACTGATTTGAGCATACTCACAGAAGAAAATAATCACGATCGTGTCAATGGAGCAACGCAACTAAAAACTCCAGTTACTACCGATCTGCAACCCATTTCCGTACGAAGTTTATTACCGCAAGTTACTTACTTTCAAAACTTTACTGAGTTAGAATTGCGCCAATTAATTGAAGTTGGCTGTCGCAAACGCTTGCGAGAGTCAGAAATTTTATTTCACGAAGGAGATCCTGGAGATGCTTTTTATATAGTTCTTTCTGGTGCGGTAGAAGTTTATACAGAAAAGATTAATAAACATTTAGCGAGTTTGGGTGCGGGACAATTTTTTGGCGAATTAGCTTTAATGTTGGGAGTTCCCCGCACAGCTTCAGTGAGAGCAAAAGAAGAAACAATTTTGTTTGGAATTAGTCAACAAGGCTTTGAAAAACTTTTACACGAGCATCCTGAGTTGGCTGAGGTAATTGTCGAAGAGTTAGGAAAACATCAAGAAGAATTGGCGCAACGACAAGAAGAATTGCGAAGATTAGGGTTAGTCGATGCGGCAGAAGATGATAAAAATTTGATTCTGTGGGTACGCAAGCGTTTGAAAAATTTGTTTAGTTTGTAG
- a CDS encoding DUF928 domain-containing protein has product MGLPKSIQFPLTIAGLLSPVLFSFSVPLPLSALPQQWQVSLSFPATSDRGAPARTAGGATRGVQCISFTETPLTVLMPANNVGTTVSANPTVFWYVPETEASSAEFTLFDESRNKVYQTTFAITDTPGIVKLELPATRTDGKETLETGKEYVWELALICNQGDRTDDLFVSGVLARTEISPTLKNQIDNSTPLEQAKLYSQAKIWSETVKTLAELHHSFPEEWETLLESVGLETLVEAPLVNCCTAKTDLSESETELLPDELTNE; this is encoded by the coding sequence ATGGGTTTGCCAAAATCGATTCAATTTCCCTTAACGATCGCGGGACTACTCTCACCAGTATTATTTAGCTTTTCTGTACCGTTACCATTGTCGGCACTGCCGCAACAATGGCAAGTAAGTCTGAGTTTTCCCGCTACCAGCGATCGCGGCGCACCTGCTCGTACTGCGGGAGGGGCAACGCGAGGAGTACAATGTATTTCGTTTACGGAAACGCCTTTAACGGTTTTGATGCCTGCAAATAATGTCGGCACAACTGTTAGTGCTAATCCGACGGTGTTTTGGTACGTTCCGGAAACGGAGGCGTCCTCGGCAGAATTTACTTTATTTGATGAGTCGAGAAATAAAGTTTATCAAACTACGTTTGCGATTACTGATACTCCAGGTATAGTAAAACTCGAACTACCTGCAACTCGCACTGATGGCAAGGAAACCCTGGAAACAGGAAAAGAGTATGTTTGGGAGTTAGCCTTGATTTGCAATCAAGGCGATCGCACCGACGATCTTTTTGTTAGTGGCGTTTTGGCGCGTACTGAAATCAGTCCGACTTTGAAAAATCAAATTGATAATTCTACACCTTTAGAACAAGCCAAACTTTATTCTCAAGCTAAAATTTGGAGCGAAACTGTAAAAACTTTAGCTGAATTGCATCATTCTTTTCCTGAAGAATGGGAAACACTCCTAGAATCGGTTGGTTTAGAAACACTTGTGGAAGCACCTTTGGTAAATTGCTGTACGGCGAAAACTGATTTGAGTGAGTCGGAAACTGAACTGTTACCCGATGAATTGACTAATGAGTAA